A section of the Salmo trutta chromosome 4, fSalTru1.1, whole genome shotgun sequence genome encodes:
- the LOC115192180 gene encoding prohibitin-2 yields the protein MANKEPNRFLTNLRDLASRMSGAGGKGAGIGLKLLIGAGALAYGVKEATFTVDGGQRAIIFNRIGGMQMDTVLAEGLHFRIPWIQYPIIYDIRARPRKIASLTGSKDLQMINIGLRVLSRPVAANLPAMYQQLGKDYDERVLPSIVNEVLKSVVAKFNASQLITQRAQVSLLIRRELFERAKDFNIILDDVAITELSFSREYTAAVEAKQVAQQEAQRAQFYVEKAKQDQRHKIIQAEGEAEAAKMLGQAVTKNPGYLKLRRIRAAQAIAKTVATSQNKVYLSADNLVLNLQDDSFNNLSLGKK from the exons ATGGCGAATAAAGAGCCCAAC CGTTTCCTGACAAACCTGAGGGACCTGGCCAGTCGTATGTCTGGCGCAGGGGGCAAGGGAGCAGGAATAGGCCTCAAGCTGCTCATTGGGGCTGGAGCTCTGGCCTATGGGGTCAAAGAAGCTACATTCACAG TGGATGGAGGTCAGAGAGCAATCATCTTCAACAGAATCGGAGGGATGCAGATGGACACAGTGCTGGCTGAAGGACTGCACTTCAG GATACCATGGATCCAGTACCCCATAATCTATGACATCAGAGCCCGGCCCAGGAAGATTGCTTCACTAACTGGAAGCAAAG ATCTGCAGATGATTAACATTGGGCTGCGTGTGCTGTCCCGTCCTGTGGCCGCCAACCTGCCTGCCATGTACCAGCAGCTGGGGAAGGACTATGACGAGAGAGTACTACCCTCCATCGTCAACGAGGTGCTGAAGAGCGTGGTGGCCAAGTTCAATGCCTCGCAGCTCATCACTCAGAGAGCACAG gtgtCATTGTTGATTCGCCGAGAGCTGTTTGAGAGAGCCAAAGACTTCAACATTATCCTCGATGACGTGGCCATCACAGAGCTAAGCTTCAGCAGAGAGTACACAGCTGCCGTAGAGGCCAAACAAGTTG CCCAGCAGGAGGCCCAGAGAGCCCAGTTCTACGTGGAGAAAGCCAAACAAGACCAGAGACATAAGATTATCCAGgcggagggagaggcagaggctgCCAAGATG TTGGGACAAGCAGTGACAAAGAATCCTGGATACCTGAAGCTTCGACGAATTAGAGCTGCCCAGGCCATTGCTAAGACG GTGGCAACGTCCCAGAACAAAGTGTACCTTTCCGCAGACAACCTGGTTCTTAACCTTCAAGACGACTCTTTTAACAA
- the LOC115192181 gene encoding retinal rod rhodopsin-sensitive cGMP 3',5'-cyclic phosphodiesterase subunit delta: MSDSDIMSSTEDRAKEILKGFKLNWMNLRDAETGKVLWQGTEDLSLPGVEHEARVPKKILKCKAVSRELNFSSSEKLEKFRLEQKVFFKGQCLEEWFFEFGFVIPNSTNTWQSLIEAATESQMMPANVLTGNVVIETKFFDDDLHVSTSRVRLFYV, encoded by the exons atgtcCGACTCCGACATAATGTCTTCAACTGAAGACAGAGCCAAGGAGATTTTGAAGGGTTTTAAACT AAACTGGATGAACCTGCGTGATGCTGAGACTGGGAAGGTGCTGTGGCAGGGAACAGAGGACTTGTCTCTTCCTGGGGTTGAACATGAAG CTCGAGTCCCCAAGAAAATCCTCAAGTGCAAAGCTGTGTCCAGAGAGCTAAATTTCTCTTCGTCAGAAAAACTGGAAAAGTTCCGCCTTGAACAGAAGGTTTTCTTCAAAGGCCAATGCTTAGAAG AATGGTTCTTTGAGTTTGGCTTTGTGATTCCCAACTCCACAAACACATGGCAGTCTTTGATAGAGGCAGCGACAGAGTCTCAGATGATGCCCGCAAATGTTTTAAC TGGGAATGTTGTTATAGAGACCAAGTTCTTTGACGACGACCTTCACGTCAGCACCTCTCGGGTACGACTTTTCTACGTCTGA